A stretch of the Lactuca sativa cultivar Salinas chromosome 9, Lsat_Salinas_v11, whole genome shotgun sequence genome encodes the following:
- the LOC111918232 gene encoding NADH dehydrogenase [ubiquinone] iron-sulfur protein 8, mitochondrial translates to MAAILARKSISAFRYRQLTVAGQVLQGPNICETVSGARSFATKHSFSTDKDDEEREKLAREISKDWSSVFERSINTLFLTELVRGLSLTLKYFFEPKVTINYPFEKGPLSPRFRGEHALRRYPTGEERCIACKLCEAICPAQAITIEAEEREDGSRRTTRYDIDMTKCIYCGFCQEACPVDAIVEGPNFEFATETHEELLYDKEKLLENGDRWETEIAENLRSESLYR, encoded by the exons ATGGCCGCAATCTTAGCTCGCAAGTCTATCTCTGCTTTTCGCTATCGCCAGCTC ACTGTAGCAGGACAAGTATTGCAGGGCCCTAACATCTGTGAGACAGTTTCTGGTGCACGCTCGTTTGCAACTAAACACTCCTTTTCCACTGATAAAG ATGATGAAGAAAGAGAGAAGCTTGCAAGGGAGATCTCAAAAGACTGGAGTTCTG TTTTTGAACGGAGCATTAATACGTTATTTCTAACTGAACTGGTTCGAGGTTTGTCTCTGACACTCAAATACTTCTTTGAGCCAAAAGTTACT ATCAATTATCCATTTGAGAAAGGTCCTTTAAGCCCAAGGTTTCGAGGAGAACACGCCCTCAGACGTTATCCAACTGGAGAAGAACGTTGTATTGCTTGCAAACTTTGTGAAGCT ATATGTCCAGCTCAAGCTATTACTATTGAAGCTGAGGAGAGAGAAGATGGGAGCCGTAGAACAACAAG GTATGATATTGACATGACAAAGTGTATCTACTGTGGATTTTGCCAAGAAGCATGCCCTGTTGATGCCATTGTTGAAGGGCCCAATTTTGAGTTTGCCACTGAGACTCATGAG GAGCTGCTATATGATAAGGAGAAATTGCTTGAAAATGGGGATAGATGGGAAACAGAGATTGCTGAGAATCTTAGATCCGAGAGCTTATATCGATAA